GGGACAACGCAAATGGGCGGCGTTGTTTTCTGCGATACTATTCATAGCTTCTATTGTTTCTCTGGCGGCGAACCACCTCAATTTTGGCCTGGATTTTACTGGCGGTACTCAGATTGAATTACAATATCCACAGGCTGCTGATTTTAATGCGATTCGCCAGAATTTAGTTAAGGCTGGTTTTGACCAAGCGCAAGTGCAATCTTATGGAACGTCGCGTGATGTATTGATTCGTATTCCGCCGCACAAAGAATTTACAGAACAGGCGCTGCGAGATAAATTAACGGCAGCATTACCGGGAGCCAAAGTACAGCAAATTGAATATATTGGACCTCAGGTGGGTAGAAGCCTCGTGACGAATGGACTGTTGGCGATTCTGGTGTCATTGTTGGCAACGATGGCCTATATTGCCTTTCGTTTTGAGATGCGCTTTGCTATTAGTGCCGCAGTTGCATTGATACATGACCCAATTTTGATTTTAGGAATTTTTTCTTTTTTCCATTTGCAGTTTGATTTAATTTCTTTAGCGGCGGTATTGACGATAATTGGTTATTCGCTGAATGACACGATTGTGGTGTATGACCGGGTACGTGAGAATTTCCGACGTGTGCGTAAAGGCACGCCCACAGAGGTTATGAATTTATCCATTAATCAGACTTTATCTCGTACTATCATGACTTCAGGGTTAACTTTATTGGTGGTGGTTGCGCTGTTCATTTTTGGTGGGGCAACATTGCATGGATTTTCTCTGGCATTGATTATAGGTATTATCATTGGTACCTATTCATCGATTTATGTGGCAGGTTCTTTGGCGATTAGTCTAGGGTTGAATCGAAGTCACCTCTTACCTCAGGCGAAGAAGGAATTGGATAGCTTGCCATAAGTATTTTTGCCGCATTATATCTTCTCTTGTATCACCTCTATGGTATGCACACATCTTTCATGCGCGCTTCTAAGCTAAGGATTAGCGCTGTAGCCCCCTCTCCCGCGAAAAGAGTTTGAAAGAACTCTGAACCTATTCGCGGGAGAGGGAGCTACAGTGCTAATCCTTAGCTTAGAAGCTTATGGATGTGTGTACCCTAGATCATCATTTACCAATTAAACTTATTCTCTGTTCCAGCCTTCAAGCGTTGAATATTTTCCATATGTCGCCAGATTATCAATATAGCTGCAATTAATATTGGCAGAAAATAAACTGTGTGGAAAAAGAGCACCAAAAGAGTGCCTAATACCACAGCAACCAGAGAGGCAAGGGAAATATAGCGAGAAATGGCAACGACTACGATCCATACGATGAGTGAAATGAGGGCAATTGGAAAGGAGAGTACTAACATTCCGCCAAACAGCGTTGCAACGCCTTTACCGCCCTGGAATTTGAAGAATAGCGGGAAGATGTGTCCTACCACTGCAGCCAGCGCAACTAAAGCCAGCATAAAACCCCATGCCCCTAAAAGGTAAGCGATTAATACGGGCAGAAAACCTTTAAGTAGGTCTCCAACCAGTGTCAGTATTGCAGGCAATTTGCCAGCAATGCGTAGCACATTCGTCGCGCCGGCATTACCAGAGCCTTCAGTTCGGGGGTCAGGTAAACTCATTGCCTTGCATACTAATATGGCGCTTGATAAAGAACCAACTAAATAGGCGATAATGATAAAAATTATTCCAACAATAATCATCGGTCACTTCCCTCTTGGTTTTTGTGAACCTTTTAAAGATACCTGAGAGTCCAGGTATCGCCTGGATTTTACTCTGCATGCTTAGTGTAGAGAAAACTCAAACTCCAAGCCGTAATATTAGGCGAATCTTTAATTAATATCTAGTTTTAACTAGGTTTTTTCGTAACTATTCACCCTATAAAAAATACTGCCATTCCCGCGCGCCACTAGTGTCCGGTAAAACTCTGTACCCCCTCGCCCCTTGTGGGAGAGGGGATATAGAGTTTTACCGGACACTAGTGTGCGCATAATGCTTCATATTATTTTTTTAAGGGCGAATAGTTACCTTTTTTTTATAATTCAATTTATCCCTATCGACTAAATTCGTCATACTATCCACCTGGGTAAGCAAGCTAGCGCTGGTTTTCTTCTTAAGATTAAGGGGAGTAATTACCGTCCCCCCAAAATGCCAGACAGCATGTAATAAGTAGGCTTGATTATTCTCTGCGCCAATATATAAAGCGATATGGCCTGGAAGATGAATTAAGGTCAAAAAAGGAATGGCGTTGTGAATGATATAGCTCTCTTTTTCAGCATCAGCCATATCAGCTAAATTGATTACCTGTCCAATCCGGCACTGTTCTCCTGAATTTCTGGGTAACCAGATACCAAAAGGCGCCATTAAATCCATCAGGGTAGATGAGCAATCACGGAAACCATAAATACCTCCCCAGCCATAAGGGTTGCCAAGTAATTCATTGGCTACTAGCGCTATATTATGGAGCGTAAGTTTCAAGGGAAAAAGATTAAGCTGTTGTTTTTCTACGTGCAAAAGTTTGGTGACGGCTCGGTGATTACTATTACTGACGGCAATTGGGATATCATAGCTTTTAACAAGTCGGTGCTGTATAGGATATAAGTTACCAATACGTGCATTGAGTGGGGGTAGGTCAGTGTGGACGAATGCAGCCAGGTAACTTTTGCTGGGAGCGAAGTATTCATGAGTCTCCCAAGTTTTAATATAACTTCGATTGACAAAGGCAATGTCTTGGCTTTTGATCCAGCCGGAGCAAGCGCCGCTGAAGATGAGGTACCATGCGCCATCACGCGATACATGCAATACAGCTATAGGGGTATTTGCCGCAATCAAAGAATTCTGCAGGTTATCAAATGGATAACCATTATTTTTAGATAGCCACTCAGTAAAAGTGGGTTCAAGGGTTGGTAAGAGGCGTACATCCGCATCATGAATAGTAATAGCTTTTTTAGAAAGGTTAGGAAAAGTGCTTAAATCGGCATTAGCGGCAATTTTCTCTACCCAGGTTTTGCTATGGAGGCGCCCGTTTGCAGCAAAGCCTGGCGATTTTAGTAATTTATCTATCGTATTTTGTGTTTGCTCTTTTATTTCATCAGGGGTATTGAGGAGATGTGTGTCTTTCCAGGGCGAAAAATAATGGGCTAAATAGTCAGTGGCTAATTTTTTTTGAATTTTATCTGGGAGTTCAAAATAAGATTGACTGCC
The nucleotide sequence above comes from Gammaproteobacteria bacterium. Encoded proteins:
- the plsY gene encoding glycerol-3-phosphate 1-O-acyltransferase PlsY, which gives rise to MVGIIFIIIAYLVGSLSSAILVCKAMSLPDPRTEGSGNAGATNVLRIAGKLPAILTLVGDLLKGFLPVLIAYLLGAWGFMLALVALAAVVGHIFPLFFKFQGGKGVATLFGGMLVLSFPIALISLIVWIVVVAISRYISLASLVAVVLGTLLVLFFHTVYFLPILIAAILIIWRHMENIQRLKAGTENKFNW
- a CDS encoding SH3 domain-containing protein, translated to MDDPPLASTLTGQATEIDNPDDILATVTQDALTWIGSQSYFELPDKIQKKLATDYLAHYFSPWKDTHLLNTPDEIKEQTQNTIDKLLKSPGFAANGRLHSKTWVEKIAANADLSTFPNLSKKAITIHDADVRLLPTLEPTFTEWLSKNNGYPFDNLQNSLIAANTPIAVLHVSRDGAWYLIFSGACSGWIKSQDIAFVNRSYIKTWETHEYFAPSKSYLAAFVHTDLPPLNARIGNLYPIQHRLVKSYDIPIAVSNSNHRAVTKLLHVEKQQLNLFPLKLTLHNIALVANELLGNPYGWGGIYGFRDCSSTLMDLMAPFGIWLPRNSGEQCRIGQVINLADMADAEKESYIIHNAIPFLTLIHLPGHIALYIGAENNQAYLLHAVWHFGGTVITPLNLKKKTSASLLTQVDSMTNLVDRDKLNYKKKVTIRP
- the secF gene encoding protein translocase subunit SecF; amino-acid sequence: MEFFKANTKIDFMGQRKWAALFSAILFIASIVSLAANHLNFGLDFTGGTQIELQYPQAADFNAIRQNLVKAGFDQAQVQSYGTSRDVLIRIPPHKEFTEQALRDKLTAALPGAKVQQIEYIGPQVGRSLVTNGLLAILVSLLATMAYIAFRFEMRFAISAAVALIHDPILILGIFSFFHLQFDLISLAAVLTIIGYSLNDTIVVYDRVRENFRRVRKGTPTEVMNLSINQTLSRTIMTSGLTLLVVVALFIFGGATLHGFSLALIIGIIIGTYSSIYVAGSLAISLGLNRSHLLPQAKKELDSLP